GTTCCTCTATGTCCGCGGGTTCATTTATTCCTGGCAACAGAATCGTCTCTACCTGGAGCCTGAAATAAGCGTCCTCTAGCGCTGCCAGATTCTTTATCGCGTTCAATACCGCTTCATTGCTACTTCTGGTGTAATAAAGATGCTTATCTCTATCAAAAGCTTTTACACTCACAATAACTTCGTTTACGCCTGCTTCTTTCAATTCTATCGCGTATCGCTCGTCTATTCTGCTCCCGTTTGTCATTAATACGATATGGATATGGAAGTGAGCATCGAGTTTCGCGATATTTTTGATTATCGTTATTAAATCAGGGTCGAGTGTGGGTTCGTAACCGCCAAGATAGACCCTGTGCGGGTTCAACGCTTTCAGTTCCTTCAGGATGTTCTCAAAGTTCCAATCAATGTATCGCCTCTCTTCTGCATAGATGTCGTATTCGGTTCTTTCACGGATACAGCCGATACAGAGGAAGTTGCAGCCCTTGAAAGAGAGCATCGCCATTCGCTCACCAGCGAATTTCTCCGTATAACTTATATGGTAGATGTTCATACCAGTTCACCGCTTTTTATGTCCAGAAACCACATCCCGTTCACATGCACTCTCTCCAGCTCACTCGCATTTATTTTTAGCCTGCGCTTGAATATCGGTCCGTCAAGCACGAAAGTATGATACTCGCCTGATTCGCCACACAGATTGAAATTGTAATTCTTCAGCTCTTCGATGAAGGATTCGTCAAATCTCCTGCCCAGCCATTCCTCTTTTATCCGCGTCGCAACTACTATAGCTTCAAAGCCTTCTTCTATGAACTCCTGCACTATATCCCCGGGGTCGCGCCCCCAGAGCGGTATGACAGGCTCTATTTTGAGCTCACTACAAATTCGTTCCACCCATTCGCGGTGCTCAATCAGGTCAATATCGCCAAAAACGCCACCTTGCACACCTTCGAGCTTTAACTCGCTCACCGCTTGCTTGAATTTACGCTCATAGCCCGCCCATGATGCATTCACCTGAACCATTGGTATCCCTATTGCTTCTGATTGAAGTTTCAGTAGAGAAGAGCGAGTACCGTGTGCTCTTTCACGCTTACCATCCTCAGCTAAGAAGTTCAGGAGATGCGAGACCTCAAACCTGCCGTCAAGCATTGCTCTGTAACATGCTAAACAGCTATCCTTCCCACCACTCCAGGAGCAGAAAACGCGCTTAGCCATATTCTCACTCTCGCTATTTCGTTTCATTTCATCTGTATTTATCTGTATTTGTTACTGTACGCTATCTCATCATTTACCTCCCTTCGTCGTGCTTGTGCCTGCCGGTACATACACCATTCCACCGCTTTTCGTTTTATATATCCGCCCTATTTCACCCACAACTTCCGTTTGCAGCGTCTCATTCATCATATCCAGCTTCTCGATTCGCTCCCCGCTCTTAACTATCACTTCCATGTTCGGCTGACCCGGGTTCTTCACTATTGTCATATCTGTCTGT
This DNA window, taken from Methanophagales archaeon, encodes the following:
- a CDS encoding radical SAM protein is translated as MNIYHISYTEKFAGERMAMLSFKGCNFLCIGCIRERTEYDIYAEERRYIDWNFENILKELKALNPHRVYLGGYEPTLDPDLITIIKNIAKLDAHFHIHIVLMTNGSRIDERYAIELKEAGVNEVIVSVKAFDRDKHLYYTRSSNEAVLNAIKNLAALEDAYFRLQVETILLPGINEPADIEELAIFISEINPAISLFIEPWIPVLGVEFKEPKKHDLIDAVSRAMKHLYVVSYHPLYSEIKKIRETPVKAKFIEILPQELKTK
- a CDS encoding diphthine--ammonia ligase, which encodes MKRNSESENMAKRVFCSWSGGKDSCLACYRAMLDGRFEVSHLLNFLAEDGKRERAHGTRSSLLKLQSEAIGIPMVQVNASWAGYERKFKQAVSELKLEGVQGGVFGDIDLIEHREWVERICSELKIEPVIPLWGRDPGDIVQEFIEEGFEAIVVATRIKEEWLGRRFDESFIEELKNYNFNLCGESGEYHTFVLDGPIFKRRLKINASELERVHVNGMWFLDIKSGELV
- a CDS encoding DUF2149 domain-containing protein; translated protein: MKYMKESGGNRGRGERDDDPLSGVANLFDVAMVFALGVIVMLLMYLSIPEVLTQTDMTIVKNPGQPNMEVIVKSGERIEKLDMMNETLQTEVVGEIGRIYKTKSGGMVYVPAGTSTTKGGK